In Kordia antarctica, the following proteins share a genomic window:
- a CDS encoding efflux RND transporter permease subunit, whose translation MIKFLVSRPIAVFMATLAFILLGITATRFIPTSLMPDIDIPKITVQLSYPNNTARELETNIVRLLRNRLLQINNLKDIKTETRDGFATLKLVFEYGTKTDFAFIEVNEKIDASLNYLPRDLERPKVIKASTTDIPILNLTIALKEEYSIERFLELSEFTETILKKRVEQLPNIALADMSGHISPEIIITPYSQKIRSLGIDNTEIINAIRRNNIEYGNLIVQNGIYQYNFKFSNPLRTKKDIENIYLNIHQKLFKLKDLAQVSLQPTLERGLVYSNGKRAIVLAIIKKADAKLNELKEELETLTTSLETTYPELTFSTNQDQTQLLNLSIKNLKSSLWIGSTLAILIMFLFLKDIKAPFVIALSIPISLIISMLFFFIFGLSINVISLSGLILGVGMMIDNSIIVIDNISQKLTQGFSVVNACVKGTTEIITPLITSVLTTCSVFLPLLFLSGITGALFYEQALAITISLCTSLLVSIIFIPVLYRQLKNKKLQLKKWTLFKLKLPDTENWYAKSYSFFFSRKWLVYSISILSTIAAVMLFFKMEYSQLPEINQNETIIKIDWNDNITVNESQHRIDMVLKNISNIDQVFSEVGEQQYLLQHDDTKSFSEAVVYIKSTSNSKLKFIQSEIAQKIETQYPKSNLNFETPKNIFQYIFGTNDTQLNVEVYSKSFLESPKEEKLEEINELLATVSYTEIPIKKVASIKIIPENVLLYNVNQDDIIKELKTVFREQFIDRLKTSQKFIAIKLDYSISDIEKSISQIFIKNKNNAFIPLKNLIQIQPTKQYKTITAGINGEHIAYQVNSAKGLDSGIDNVQNILKNNNDFNFRLSGSLFELKELTHELTIVIVVAILLLYFIMAAQFESLWQPLIILLEIPIDIGGALLLLWLFGGTINIMSAIGMVIMCGVIINDSILKIHTINMLRKQGLNMEEAVKKGGELRLKSILMTSLTTILALTPFLFLNSLGANLQKPLALTVIGGMIIGTFISLYFIPLMYSFLSKKSFT comes from the coding sequence ATGATAAAGTTTCTTGTAAGTAGACCAATTGCCGTTTTTATGGCAACTTTAGCTTTTATATTATTGGGTATTACCGCTACGAGGTTTATCCCAACTTCGCTAATGCCTGATATTGACATTCCAAAAATCACTGTTCAGCTTAGCTATCCAAATAATACTGCTAGAGAATTAGAAACAAATATTGTAAGACTGCTTCGCAATCGATTATTACAAATTAATAATTTAAAAGATATTAAAACTGAAACAAGAGACGGTTTTGCAACGCTAAAATTAGTATTTGAATACGGAACTAAGACTGATTTTGCTTTTATAGAAGTAAATGAAAAAATTGATGCTTCACTAAACTATTTACCTAGAGACCTTGAAAGACCTAAAGTAATTAAAGCGTCAACAACTGACATTCCTATATTAAATTTGACCATAGCTCTTAAAGAAGAATATAGTATAGAACGATTTCTGGAACTTAGTGAATTTACGGAAACCATTCTCAAAAAGCGTGTAGAACAACTACCGAATATTGCGCTTGCTGACATGAGTGGCCACATATCTCCTGAAATCATCATCACACCTTACAGTCAAAAAATAAGAAGTTTAGGGATTGACAATACCGAAATTATAAATGCCATTAGACGAAATAATATTGAATATGGCAATCTAATTGTACAAAATGGTATTTATCAGTATAATTTTAAATTTTCAAACCCGCTTAGGACTAAAAAAGATATTGAAAATATTTACCTCAATATTCATCAAAAATTATTCAAACTAAAAGATTTAGCGCAAGTTTCCCTGCAACCAACTTTAGAAAGAGGCTTAGTATATTCAAATGGAAAAAGAGCAATTGTACTTGCAATTATAAAAAAAGCTGATGCTAAGTTAAATGAACTAAAAGAAGAATTAGAAACACTGACAACATCGCTCGAGACAACGTATCCAGAATTGACATTCTCAACCAATCAAGATCAAACACAACTGTTAAACTTGTCGATTAAAAATTTAAAGTCCAGTTTATGGATAGGAAGTACTTTAGCTATTTTGATTATGTTTTTATTCCTAAAAGATATCAAAGCTCCTTTTGTCATTGCCCTCAGCATTCCTATTTCTTTGATAATAAGTATGTTGTTTTTCTTCATATTTGGCCTTTCTATAAATGTAATTTCTTTATCCGGATTGATATTAGGAGTTGGTATGATGATCGATAACTCTATCATTGTCATTGACAATATTTCTCAAAAACTAACACAAGGTTTTTCAGTAGTTAATGCTTGCGTCAAAGGAACTACAGAGATTATTACTCCATTAATTACTTCGGTACTAACTACTTGTTCTGTCTTTTTACCTTTACTATTTTTAAGCGGAATTACAGGTGCTTTATTCTATGAGCAAGCACTTGCGATAACTATTAGCTTATGCACCTCTTTACTAGTTTCCATTATTTTTATTCCTGTTTTATACAGACAACTTAAAAACAAGAAATTACAATTAAAAAAATGGACATTATTTAAACTTAAATTACCAGATACTGAAAATTGGTACGCTAAAAGCTATTCTTTCTTTTTCTCAAGAAAATGGCTAGTATATTCTATTTCAATACTAAGCACTATAGCAGCAGTTATGCTTTTTTTTAAAATGGAGTATTCACAATTACCTGAAATTAATCAAAATGAAACCATTATAAAAATAGACTGGAATGATAATATTACTGTCAATGAAAGTCAACATCGAATTGATATGGTATTAAAAAATATTTCAAACATTGATCAAGTATTTTCAGAAGTGGGTGAACAACAATATTTATTACAACATGATGATACAAAAAGTTTTTCAGAAGCTGTTGTGTATATAAAGTCAACATCAAATTCTAAACTAAAATTTATACAAAGTGAAATTGCGCAAAAAATTGAAACACAATACCCAAAAAGCAATCTAAATTTTGAAACTCCTAAAAACATTTTTCAATATATTTTTGGTACAAACGATACTCAATTAAATGTAGAAGTATATTCTAAATCTTTTCTTGAAAGCCCAAAAGAAGAAAAGCTTGAAGAAATAAATGAATTATTGGCAACTGTATCATATACAGAAATTCCAATAAAGAAAGTAGCTTCTATTAAAATTATTCCTGAAAACGTTTTATTGTATAACGTAAATCAAGATGATATCATCAAAGAATTAAAAACTGTTTTTCGCGAACAGTTTATTGACCGCCTTAAAACTTCTCAAAAATTTATTGCAATTAAATTAGATTATAGTATATCGGACATAGAGAAAAGCATTAGTCAAATATTTATAAAAAATAAAAATAATGCCTTCATTCCTCTTAAAAATTTAATTCAGATTCAACCTACCAAACAATATAAAACGATCACCGCTGGCATCAATGGAGAACATATAGCATATCAGGTTAATTCAGCAAAAGGCTTAGATTCTGGAATTGATAATGTGCAAAATATTCTTAAAAATAATAATGATTTTAACTTTCGATTAAGTGGGAGTTTATTTGAATTAAAAGAACTAACTCATGAGCTCACAATCGTTATTGTGGTTGCTATATTACTTTTATATTTCATCATGGCTGCTCAATTTGAATCGTTATGGCAACCATTAATCATATTATTAGAAATTCCAATAGATATTGGTGGAGCGCTTTTACTACTCTGGCTTTTTGGAGGTACCATAAATATTATGTCTGCTATTGGAATGGTTATTATGTGTGGAGTTATCATTAATGACAGCATATTAAAAATTCACACGATTAATATGTTAAGAAAACAAGGATTAAACATGGAAGAAGCAGTAAAAAAAGGAGGTGAACTGCGCTTAAAATCAATTTTAATGACCTCTCTTACTACAATACTGGCTTTGACTCCTTTTCTTTTTTTAAATAGCTTAGGAGCCAATTTACAGAAACCTTTAGCTTTGACTGTTATAGGAGGTATGATTATAGGCACATTTATAAGCCTTTATTTCATCCCACTAATGTATAGCTTTTTAAGTAAAAAGTCCTTTACATGA
- a CDS encoding DUF1573 domain-containing protein: MQKNTFYVLLFFISLISCNEEVKKTETPKESIIAKESEEKSYPLLKFSKKVFDFKTISEGEILKADFKFNNPSKDTLRIEYVNPECTCTTYELSSYTIPPNEDGFITLTYDSDNRVGKNTSYTIVKANTKTKFYKLTLRVTVE, from the coding sequence ATGCAAAAAAACACGTTTTATGTATTACTTTTTTTCATTTCTCTCATTTCATGTAATGAAGAAGTAAAAAAAACAGAGACTCCAAAAGAATCAATAATTGCAAAAGAGTCAGAAGAGAAAAGTTATCCTCTTTTAAAATTCTCAAAGAAAGTGTTTGATTTCAAAACAATTTCAGAAGGCGAAATATTAAAAGCTGATTTTAAATTCAACAATCCAAGCAAAGATACATTAAGAATAGAATATGTAAACCCTGAATGTACTTGTACTACTTATGAGCTGAGCTCATATACAATTCCACCAAATGAAGATGGATTTATCACGCTTACATACGATTCAGACAATAGAGTTGGAAAAAACACTTCCTATACGATAGTAAAAGCAAATACAAAAACTAAATTTTACAAATTAACACTAAGAGTTACTGTGGAATAA
- a CDS encoding efflux RND transporter periplasmic adaptor subunit, with protein sequence MIKVIIGCCVLFFISCNTSNKKGIDTDVIADQKLNEATEVSVATLQQDRFMQQIISNGKIEAINKTELRFKMSERLASIRVKNGQEVAKGQIIATLDNAMLKNQLDRAQINFDKANNKLKEEEIRYGFKTTKNDETKSKILHTIKIQSGYYETENTLKRANILYEQTVLKAPYKGIIANLESKIGNFITSGDVFCFVIAEHQLEVVFPVLETELEFIHKNQEVTITTFANQDKTYNGFITEINPLVDDNGLIQVKAKIAFLEASLFDGMNVKIILNRVVKDIVVIPKEALVLRSNKEVVFTLENGVAKWNYVAVKDENSKSYAIEKGLQLGDTIIISGNLNLSHNSKVKITQ encoded by the coding sequence ATGATAAAAGTAATTATTGGATGTTGTGTATTGTTTTTCATTAGCTGCAATACATCAAATAAAAAAGGTATTGATACTGATGTTATAGCTGATCAAAAACTGAATGAAGCTACCGAAGTTTCCGTTGCAACTTTGCAACAGGATCGCTTTATGCAACAAATTATTTCCAATGGTAAAATTGAAGCGATCAATAAAACTGAGTTAAGGTTTAAAATGAGTGAGCGTTTAGCATCAATCCGTGTAAAAAATGGACAAGAAGTTGCTAAGGGACAAATTATAGCAACTTTAGATAATGCCATGTTAAAAAACCAGCTTGACAGAGCTCAAATTAACTTTGATAAAGCTAACAATAAGTTAAAAGAAGAAGAAATAAGGTACGGTTTTAAAACTACCAAAAATGATGAGACAAAGTCGAAAATTTTACATACTATAAAGATCCAAAGTGGATATTATGAAACAGAAAATACCCTAAAAAGAGCCAACATATTATATGAACAAACTGTTTTAAAAGCTCCTTATAAAGGCATCATAGCAAATTTAGAGAGCAAAATAGGAAACTTTATTACTTCAGGAGATGTTTTTTGTTTTGTTATTGCAGAACATCAACTAGAAGTTGTTTTTCCTGTACTAGAAACCGAATTGGAATTTATACACAAAAACCAGGAAGTTACTATTACTACTTTTGCCAATCAAGATAAAACGTACAATGGCTTTATAACTGAAATTAATCCACTAGTTGATGATAACGGACTCATACAAGTAAAAGCCAAAATAGCTTTTTTAGAAGCATCTTTATTTGATGGTATGAATGTAAAAATTATACTAAATAGAGTTGTGAAAGATATTGTAGTAATTCCAAAAGAAGCATTGGTTTTACGCTCAAACAAAGAAGTTGTTTTCACTTTAGAAAATGGGGTTGCTAAATGGAATTATGTAGCAGTGAAAGATGAAAATAGTAAAAGCTATGCTATTGAAAAAGGACTACAACTAGGAGATACGATTATAATTTCAGGAAATTTAAATTTATCTCATAATTCTAAAGTTAAAATCACTCAATAA
- a CDS encoding efflux RND transporter permease subunit: protein MRISNFKIFSIFTVLSLVGVFFFFKLSVKLNPSSSLPSITVSYNWSNASPYSLERSITSKLEASFSTLKGVKAIKSKSSKGNGYILLEFDTYKDLDIARFEVAMLIRQVYKKLPEQSSYPTININRPNDEEDSAFLSYSIKANTSALSIKEQVTSSIEPIIGAIKDVDHTEVSGANAKEYVITTDNLLLKTLKISKNDIAQALQKAFAKEGLGSFIRNERFLTFSIVPHSQLLDKNIPIKKIQNRIIYLRDIATIMKQEQEAQSFFRINGDNAVTLHIFPRKRANVISLADEIENILRIESENLPKGYTITKTYDSTEYLKQELAKIYKRSFYTVGILLLFILCIYGSLKYLLIAVISLGANICIAFLFYFLFQIEIQLYSLAGITISLGLIIDNSIVMIDHIKHQHNKSVFISILAATLTTIGALSVIYFLDDQHKMNLIDFALVIMINLSISLGVAFYLIPALMEKIQIPFKAEKNWSSALKKRFYNIYRHIISFQLRFKKLAILIIILIFGIPFFMLPDKLEKNETWYEKTYNNTLGSDWYVENVKPHIDTYLGGTFRLFNVYVFENVYYSRNAENKLYVIATLEKGATVHQVNEVFLTIENYLKQYEAIKKFTTIVYNDYGRIEITFKNQYSNSVFPDELKSRIIEKVINFGGMDWSVYGVGRGFNNQSGSNEYTNFSVTAKGYNYDELNSWADSLKVSLKEHPRIQKIYVRENSPFMKKPTYEYRFLLDREKLALANITTMEIIEELQYNTLSKNQDFSLNVQGENIPIRLESKQSKEFDIWHIKNIPLDSLKVPILLKNIAEVSKERQDESIYRENQEYIRLVQFEYTGTEKYGSDVLDAKLEKLKEKLPIGYTFEKSKRSNLFTIDENNYTALLILVLGIIYLICAILFESLKQPFIILSLVPITFIGVFLTFYVFNFSFDQGGLACFILLSGITVNSSIFIINGFNNLKKEFPNTDKLQLYIEAFKQKIVPILLTILSTILGFIPFVIEGQNEVFWFALGAGTIGGLLFSLIAIFFYLPIFTLKKIV from the coding sequence TTGCGTATTTCAAATTTTAAAATATTTTCAATATTTACCGTACTATCTTTAGTAGGTGTTTTCTTTTTTTTTAAACTTTCTGTAAAGTTAAATCCGAGCTCTTCATTACCTTCTATAACTGTAAGTTACAATTGGAGTAATGCCTCTCCCTATAGTTTAGAACGAAGCATTACTTCCAAACTAGAAGCTAGTTTTTCAACATTGAAAGGCGTAAAAGCAATAAAGTCCAAAAGTTCTAAAGGCAATGGGTATATTCTTTTAGAATTTGACACTTATAAAGACTTAGATATTGCTCGTTTTGAGGTTGCCATGTTGATTCGGCAAGTGTATAAAAAATTACCTGAGCAATCTAGTTATCCTACGATAAACATTAATAGACCTAATGATGAAGAAGATAGCGCATTTTTATCCTACAGCATCAAAGCAAATACGAGTGCATTATCAATAAAAGAACAGGTTACATCGTCAATAGAACCCATCATAGGAGCCATTAAAGATGTAGACCATACTGAAGTTTCTGGAGCTAATGCTAAAGAGTATGTTATTACCACGGATAACCTTTTATTAAAAACACTAAAAATTAGTAAAAATGATATTGCACAAGCGCTACAGAAGGCTTTCGCCAAAGAAGGATTAGGGAGTTTTATTAGAAATGAACGCTTTTTAACTTTTTCTATAGTTCCTCATAGCCAACTCCTCGACAAAAATATACCCATAAAGAAAATACAAAATAGAATTATATACTTAAGGGATATTGCCACTATAATGAAACAAGAACAAGAAGCACAAAGTTTCTTTAGAATCAATGGAGATAATGCAGTTACCCTACACATATTCCCTAGAAAAAGGGCAAATGTGATTTCTTTAGCGGATGAAATAGAAAATATCTTACGTATAGAAAGCGAAAATTTACCCAAAGGATATACAATTACCAAAACGTATGATAGCACAGAATATTTGAAGCAGGAATTGGCTAAAATTTATAAAAGATCTTTTTATACCGTTGGAATTTTGTTGCTTTTTATTTTATGCATCTATGGAAGTTTAAAATATTTACTAATAGCTGTAATTAGCTTAGGCGCGAATATTTGTATTGCATTTCTATTCTATTTTCTTTTTCAAATAGAAATACAATTATATTCATTGGCAGGTATTACTATTTCTTTAGGATTAATTATTGATAATAGTATTGTCATGATTGATCATATAAAGCATCAACACAATAAGTCGGTTTTTATATCAATTTTAGCCGCTACTTTAACGACTATAGGAGCCTTATCAGTAATTTATTTCTTGGATGATCAGCATAAAATGAATTTAATCGATTTTGCATTAGTCATTATGATCAACTTAAGTATCTCACTAGGCGTTGCTTTTTATTTGATTCCTGCTTTGATGGAAAAAATTCAAATACCTTTCAAAGCTGAAAAGAACTGGAGTAGCGCATTGAAGAAGCGATTCTACAACATTTATAGACACATTATTTCCTTTCAACTCCGATTTAAAAAATTAGCCATTCTAATTATTATTTTAATTTTTGGAATTCCATTTTTTATGCTTCCTGATAAATTGGAGAAAAATGAGACTTGGTATGAAAAAACATACAATAACACCTTAGGAAGCGATTGGTATGTAGAAAATGTAAAACCACATATTGACACCTATTTAGGAGGAACATTTCGATTGTTTAATGTGTATGTTTTTGAAAATGTTTATTACAGTAGAAATGCTGAAAACAAATTATATGTCATTGCTACTTTAGAAAAAGGAGCAACCGTACATCAAGTGAATGAGGTTTTTTTGACTATTGAAAACTATCTAAAGCAATATGAAGCGATAAAAAAGTTTACAACGATTGTATACAATGACTATGGGCGTATTGAAATTACTTTTAAAAATCAATATTCTAATAGTGTATTTCCTGATGAATTAAAGTCTAGAATCATAGAAAAAGTAATCAACTTTGGTGGAATGGATTGGAGTGTTTATGGTGTAGGTAGAGGCTTTAATAATCAAAGTGGCTCCAATGAATACACAAACTTTTCTGTCACTGCAAAAGGCTACAATTATGATGAACTCAATAGTTGGGCAGACAGTCTAAAAGTTTCTTTGAAGGAACATCCAAGAATACAAAAAATATATGTTAGAGAGAATAGCCCTTTCATGAAAAAGCCTACATATGAATATCGCTTTTTACTAGATAGGGAAAAGCTAGCACTGGCAAATATAACTACAATGGAAATTATAGAGGAACTGCAATATAACACGCTATCAAAAAATCAAGATTTTTCATTAAATGTACAAGGAGAAAACATTCCAATTCGATTAGAATCAAAACAATCAAAAGAGTTTGATATTTGGCATATAAAAAATATTCCTTTAGATAGTTTAAAAGTGCCGATACTATTAAAAAATATAGCAGAAGTGTCTAAAGAGAGACAAGATGAAAGCATTTATAGAGAAAATCAAGAATACATCAGACTCGTTCAATTTGAATACACAGGGACTGAAAAATACGGTTCAGATGTATTGGATGCAAAACTTGAAAAACTGAAAGAAAAGTTGCCAATTGGTTATACTTTTGAGAAATCTAAACGGAGTAATTTATTTACAATCGACGAAAACAACTATACAGCTTTGTTGATATTAGTTTTAGGAATTATATATTTAATTTGCGCTATTCTATTTGAAAGCTTAAAACAGCCTTTTATTATTTTAAGCTTAGTGCCGATTACATTTATAGGTGTTTTTTTAACCTTTTATGTATTTAATTTTAGTTTTGATCAAGGAGGTCTAGCATGCTTTATTCTGCTTAGTGGAATAACAGTTAACTCTAGTATTTTTATAATTAATGGATTTAATAATTTAAAGAAAGAATTCCCTAATACTGATAAATTACAGCTTTATATAGAAGCATTTAAACAAAAAATAGTTCCAATATTACTTACTATACTATCTACAATTTTAGGATTTATACCTTTTGTGATTGAAGGACAAAATGAAGTGTTCTGGTTTGCACTTGGCGCAGGTACAATAGGAGGATTACTATTTTCTCTAATAGCAATATTTTTCTACCTTCCAATTTTTACACTAAAAAAAATAGTTTGA
- a CDS encoding RluA family pseudouridine synthase: protein MPKLEIIHENNDYLVVNKAAGLISEKSHYEDITVETQVLTHLLKSKRKPYIGIIHRLDRVTSGVLILAKKKSVLVAFNDLFSSRKIQKTYLAIVKNKPAKNKGNLVNFLVKNNKEKRAEIVQSKSKDTLNCMLSYEVIDKNDFGYLLEVRPKTGRFHQIRAQLANINLPIIGDEKYGSHQEYLPLSICLHAWKLTFEMPDSKEIKTFEAPLPTNAFWTFKSI from the coding sequence ATGCCGAAGCTTGAAATAATCCATGAAAACAACGATTATTTAGTCGTAAACAAAGCTGCAGGTCTCATCAGTGAGAAAAGTCACTACGAAGATATCACTGTTGAAACACAAGTTCTTACTCACCTTTTAAAAAGTAAACGGAAGCCTTATATAGGAATTATACATAGATTAGATCGCGTCACAAGTGGCGTTTTAATTCTTGCCAAGAAAAAAAGTGTTCTTGTAGCTTTTAATGATTTGTTTAGTAGTCGTAAAATTCAAAAAACGTATTTGGCAATTGTCAAAAATAAGCCAGCAAAGAATAAAGGAAACTTAGTAAATTTTCTCGTAAAAAATAACAAAGAAAAAAGAGCAGAAATCGTTCAATCAAAATCAAAAGACACGCTAAACTGCATGCTGTCCTATGAAGTGATCGATAAAAATGATTTTGGATATCTTTTAGAGGTTAGACCAAAAACTGGCAGATTTCACCAAATACGTGCCCAATTAGCAAACATTAATCTTCCTATTATTGGAGATGAAAAGTATGGTTCACATCAAGAATACTTACCGCTTTCAATTTGTCTTCACGCATGGAAATTAACCTTTGAAATGCCTGACTCTAAAGAAATCAAAACCTTCGAAGCACCTTTGCCTACGAACGCTTTTTGGACATTCAAATCTATTTAG